The DNA window CCTGGTCTTACAGACTACATCACTTAGTGTAGAATTTAGATAAGAATtcaaaataagtaaaataagaAAGGTGCTACTAGAGGGGATTTAGATCTTCCATTGAAAACTAGCTTTCtttgttaatttaaatgattaattgtAAACGTCATCCCccactttttttgtcaaacaatTAATTTTTCTACACTGTGAAGACaacatgcaaacattaaaggagaAACACCCAAACTAAAATAGATGATGTGTCCATGTTTGTCACTAATCAAGACTGAATTGATTAATTCTAAGAAGCTCACTTGATGATGCTGCAAATATGAGTTTTGTGAAATACATACATTTcaccatgttttttaaaaatccaaatgAACTGTCTATGTAGGATTATTTAATTCCATTTACTGTCATTATAGTTTTCTAATTCTCAAATTTCTGATAAGAACTAAAATGATCACTGCAGCAATAATTGACTTATTCTAAGGAAGGTGACCccttgcaaaaaaatatttttgtaaagaTAATTCCTTTAAACACGAATACAGCAACAACTCAATCCCTGTGTCATTTATCTTGTATGTTTCACTTAACTTGTGTTTAACTCAGTTTTCAAGCTGCCATTCATAAGAGACTTGAGCAGGACTAAAAAGCCTCACTTCTCTGCCTGTttctctacccccccccccctccctcagcccccctccctccctcagcccACAAAGGGGCCTCTCCTCTCTAATGAAATATTCTCCAAATGACCTGCCCGGGCCCTGCTGCTCCAATCATTCACAGGGAAAACACTGATCTGATGAATGTGCTCCTGCACTGCAAGTTGATGCATTCAAAGGACATTAGCGGCGAGAAGAATAAAATGTGGAGCGCTGAAAGTTTCAAGCCTATTGTGCTCTAGTTGCAACTCAGGTTTTGAATGCATCTGATTGAAACTTAATGGGAGACTTCAACCCGAGTCTTTATTGATGGTTTATGGAATTATTTCTAAAATGTCCAGCTTGTTTTCCTGCAAAAATAATCATCAGCCTTCTTGTGAAAGATTACAAATAGACTTTACAGAACTTAAAGGCAGTAAAAGCTCTCAAATCAAATTataaatgatgtgtttttattcacagcagCGTTTTGgcctacatttctgttttctaaAATAGAAGCCCTGAAGTAATGAGTGGGCCCATGTCAAAGCAGGCAGCCTTAATGATAAGGTTGCTGGAAGCTCTTTAGATGAGACCTCAGTGCACCctgccccccaccccaccacacATCAACCCCAGGCTCTCCTCCTGACCACAAGTAAAGCTTTGCGTGCAAACGGGGGAAAGTAGACTCCTGTGCCGCGctcaggcccccccccccccctttctccctccctctttacGAGTTTCCTATGGGGTTGAAAGAAATTGACTTTGGCAAACAAACCACTAATTATGAGCTACACGGTTCCTGTtttatgaaacagaaaacaaaaaggagcaTTTTGCATGAGAAGTTCTGAACTGAAGGCATATTTGCTGAATGGTTGCAAAAGAGGAATATTCCCATGCGGTCCTTTAAGTTCCCTGGCTGTTAATTGCCGGGCAGAGCAGATACTTTATGAGCAAACACTTCCAAATGCAAGTGGGTTGCATTTGAAAGAATTAAGTATCccaaaaaaaccacaacattttaataaaaaaaactgtcagagcTGTACTAGAGGGTAAACACAAAGTATAGCCATCACAGGGCTGAATTATGTGAACACCTTAATAATAAATGCCCCTTCAAACCCCCACAGTGTCCTAAACACATGCCAAGTTTGAGTGTTTATCAGCCCAATGAAAAGCTGCATAAAACGCTTTgatttgaagtttttaaaaatgtctatcCTTATTCTAACCCGACATCTTTCCCTTTCCGTGCATTTCCAGGAGAAATAAGGTGTTACTGTGACGCACCGCACTGTGTAGCCACCGGATACATGTGCAAATCAGAACTGAATGCCTGCTTCACAAAGGTCCTGGACCCTCTCAATGCAAACTCTCCCCTCACGCACGGGTGTTTAGACCCCATCGCCAACGCAGCagacgtctgcagcagcagcagcagcagctcgagGGTCTTGGACGCCCTCAGTGGAGCCTCGTCTGCGACGCTGGAGTGCTGCCACGATGACATGTGCAACTACAGAGGCCTGCATGACCTGGCGCACACCAGGGACTCGACAGGTAAAGAGGGAACCTCACAGAGCTGAATCACGGGCTGTTAGGATGTTTACCTTTTCACTGAAACTGAAATCTGAAATTCTGTTTGGCTGGTTTTAATACTGTTTGGGCTCTCTGGGGGGATTTTTACGATTCCTCCTCGGCAAATATTCAATTTATTCCCCCTTTCCTGTTCCAGAGGCAATGCGTTGAGCTGTAGGGTTCTTCAAACACTTTTGCTGTTTATGGACATGCAGGCCACCCCTGCCCCCCCCATACCCCCCTTCTTTCTGCCTTACAGAACTTCAATTTGACTTTTAATGGGCTCTAGCTCTGTGCCTGGGAAGGCAGGGAGCAGCCAGTTTACCTTAAGCACTTGGAAAGAGATCAGATatattctctctttttattatGTGTGCACCATGTAATTTTCCCACTGAGGAGGAATGTGCCTTGTAGAATGAATATTCCCTGACAAGGCTTCATGTTGGGCAGAAACACAAGCTTGTAGTGTTATGAAAAGGAGCACAGAGAGGGACGGGGAGGAAGGGGAGTTGTCCTGAGGGGACTGTCTGTTGTGACCCCAACCAGAGCAGACTATAGTTTATTAGCTCAAATTAATTTCTGGCTCTGAGTCGGGACAAGGTGACTCATTTGTTTTTGGCTCTGCTGGCCTCTCTCACTTGCTCACTCCCCGTCTGTCTGTGGTTACTGGCATGACAGTTAAGAAACTGTGAATGCTTCTCATTAAGATCCATGAATTAAAAGATGATGTTTgtgctgtaaaataaataaggcTCTCTGCTGCATAAATCTGTGCATTAAAATGTGGAGCATGCAGATAAATGACtgactttctgtgtttgtgcagatcACAGTCGGTACCAGCCAGACGGCAACAACAGGAACCTGGTGACCCGGGTTCAGGAGCTGGCCTCGGCTAAGGAGGTTTGGTTCCGGGCAGCGGTGATCGCAGTCCCCATTGCCGGCGGCCTCATCCTGGTGCTGCTCATCATGCTGGCGTTGAGAATGCTACGCAGCGAGAACAAGCGTCTGCAGGACCAGCGGCAACAGATGCTGTCGCGGCTCCACTACAGCTTCCACGGCCATCACACCAAGAAGGGTCACGTGGCAAAGCTGGACCTGGAATGCATGGTTCCCGTGACAGGACACGAGAACTGCTGCCTGACCTGCGATAAGATGAGGCAGGCCGACTTAGGCAATGACAAGATCCTGAGTCTGGTGCACTGGGGGATGTACAGCGGACATGGCAAGCTGGAGTTTGTATGACTCCTGCTGGGACTTTGTGACACAAACAGCCAGGACTGCCTCGAAATCGTtggcttttgcttttttttttaactttaaaagacATTCCCTTTATTCGTCCATTGGACTTTTGggtttgagtttttattttaaccagTGGCGAAAAAATACGAGACTGATCTCATGCCGTGTGGTTTTTGCTAGAGGAGCACTTTACTTGAAAATGAAAGAGCAAAGCAGCGAGGAGCTGTATTTAAACTTGAGCGGGCAGGACTGAGGTGGAGTGAGAGCTTTGTCCCTGCTCCGGAGGATCCTGGACTTTTTTCTACACTGAGCGCTGAAGGATTCCAAATCTGTCttatttgcacatttgtaaaaaaaaaaaaaaaaaagaaagtaaaaaaaagttgtcgtTGCTTAAAACAAGAATTTTACACTGACACCAGGGTACAAACAATGAGTTGTTTTTCTTGAGGAGTAAAAAAGAATCAGTGTTTGACTGTAGATGTGCACACTCCTCTGTGTACGTTTCATGATTCAAGCTTATTGTAAAGATTTAAATATATCTATTTTTGTCTGATAAAGTGACCTGTTCGTGTCTTGTTCTGGGTGAATGTCCAACATCTCTCTGTGATCAGACTATAAGCTTGATTGTGAGTGTGAAAGAAAACTTccattaaaatgactttttatttatttgattgttcattctgttttttttactggacgTATACTGGACCTcctttgagaaccactgctcctAACCCCCCGGTGACAACATGACATGTGTCCTCACTAACAGCACAAACTGTCATGAATACATATTTAATTAACCCTGCACTACAGgtagaaatacaaataaagtgcTTAATACAGATCAACATTTAGACTAACTTCTGCTAAAACACAGATGTTTTGCCAatagtgttttaaaataaaataaactgtagtGCGTCTGATAACCTAGTGGTTATGGTGCTTactccatgtacggaggccacAGTCCTCATCGCTGCAgttgtgggtttgaatccgacctctgccctttgctgtaTATCATCgcccgctctctcctcctgtcatttcctgtctcaCTTTAGCTCTCCTTTCCAATAAAATTGAAATGGctcaaaaatgtcttttaaaagaAACTATTCCCGTTGAGCTCTTTTACACCTAAACTTTCTTTGTGGTCTTGGGGATGAGTGCAGTTTTTCAGGACTGTTGGTTTTGAGGTTTTACtggagttttgtttttcctaAAGGGCAAAGTGGTTTATCCATGCAGTGGTTTTGGTGTTAGTTAATTTTTTGAGGCATCACTGTCCTCTTAAGACCAAAAAATCCTCCTGTGTGTATCATCTGAATGACCTGACCCGGAGAGATTCTCGCAGAATGATGCTATTTGGTGATTTTCATTACGTACTACTTCTTTACTGGAACAAACTGTCCTGACCACAGTGGGAGAGTGTTTCTTTCTGGCTGAATTCTTGCTTAATGTGTACCCACACAGCAACAAGCAGGACAGTTAAAAGCTTGATTTTGACAGTTTGTTTAGAGATGGCGCTCATTCCTCCTCTGGAGTGTCTAAACTGAAGCTGAAGTATTTCCATTTTTACAACTCCAAACGTCACAGCCATCATGCCGGGAGTCCACAGTCGATGTATTATGTGGTATGTGCGTCACATAAAGCGAGACTGGGGTAGCTCGGGTTGAAAAGTTCACACTCAACGGTTTCCCcagtcaccatgacaaccacaaGGAAGACATCCTGTTGTCTGCCTcgccaaagtgtgtgtgtatgtgtgtgtctcttggCTGAGCGCTGACCCTTGTTTCTTTCCATTAGGACAGGAAAACACTATTAGCAGCTAGCCACTTAGCGGCAGCGTGCATTAGCGAGGCTCAGGACCTCCCCcaggactcccccccccccccccccccctaataaTAACAATGTCCCCTTCCTGGACCGCCTAATGTGACTGCTGTTTGCTTTAGCTTGATTCCACTTCGCCTGCTCACCCATGGGTGTCAGGTGGCCcaagggaggagaggaactCACCAAACATGCCCCGTGTTTCAAATCATGAAGTCTCTTTTTACCTTAGCATGTGCAGAAGCTTCCCTGAAATGTACTCACTTTGCAAGAACTGACATGCAGCTTGGACCGGGGTCCCTGCATACTTTTCAAAACACGGTTTAAGAGGTTTAAGGCCTTTGTGATATCTACTACTTCCAcagcagaaacactgacacaggtgagcacaggTGACCcattttcattcaaatgaaataattgaAAATTAAATATCTCAACAGGAAAGAAACAACCAGAGTTTAAATACTGTTTTATTGATTGCTTATGAAAAACCAAATAATAGGAGAAATTCCCAAATGGTTTATAGGAACAAACATTTTGGAGAATGCAAAGAAGTTCAACATCTATGTCACACGTTCTATGTGCTCACACGACGACACATGAGCTGGAACACAAACTTTTCCTCTGTCTTGCTGCTTTATTTTATGAGTGACGTAAACAAAACAACGATTAACGCGATAAAGGAAACATAAAGGTCACTCTCCCTTTAGAAGGAGCTTTGTCTGCTTGGTGTTTCGGCGGTTTGAATTgcgtccaatcgctgaattgtcATTGGCTGAGGGAAATACACAAGCTACCCGCCCAGAAACATCCTGTGTCAAACAAATCagcacaaaacatgaaaatccaggCAGAGGATATAGGTCCCGCAGATAAAAAGTATGACAGCCTATGAGCTAGACAAGCACACAGCACACTGTATTCTTTAGCCAGGCCTCCTTCTGCACAACGATATCCAGCAGTCACAGCTCGGCCTCCACAAAAGCTGCATCCAGCAGCGGCGGCACGGTCATTAGCATCAGCCATTTTGTTCAGCACTGGGCGGTCAAGCTGTTTGTATTCAGATGCAAATTTAATGAGGTTGCCGACCAGCCTCCATCAAAAGAGCCCCAATTTGTTTAGAAGCAACTTCAAGCTGACACCCACCAGTGGATTTTTATTCATGCACAAATACTCCCTgtccccttccccccccccacctcaaaTCCACCCTTTACAGCGTCGGCACCACCTCTGCCGCCTCCGGGCTGCACCGCCGAGTGTTCTCCTTCCTCAGATGGGTGACATTCCTGCAGCAGGGTTAACAGCATGCAGTGGATTAAAtgtgtttcctctgtgtttctgcctCTCATACTGCAGTAACAGTCCAGAAAGGCCTCGTACCCACTGTGGCGGCAGCAGCATGTGGAACAATATATGAAGTGTAAACACACATGGAACCTGTTAACACCTGAGCACAGTAATGGATGCACACCTCCCAGGGAAGTAACAGGCCTGTCCaaatctatgttttttttagttttttttagtttttcttcccTCTATGTCCTCACATTCACCAGGAACTGCCAGCTCACCCAACCCCAGAgtggaagacacacacacacacacacacacacacacacacacacacacacacacacacacacacacacacacacacacacacacacacacacacacacacggagttTGCACTGCCTTTTATTTGGTGATTAATTGATCAACTGAGAATTAATATTgtcttgttttaatttctcattcTCCCTAGTGTTGcttagttgttgttttctgtcttatttgtttccctgtgtttggactttttagtttttttgaagAAAGTATGTTTTCAGAGGGATGTTAAGCATAAGAAACCGGTGAAGTTGCTTGGAGAAATATTGATCTCCTCAGAGACTCTTTGGTAACACTGATGGAGTTGTtaacaaaaacatctctgaCATTTTTCCGGACATCATTTTAATGAAAGAGATGAAATGGCTGATTTAACTAATGTTGAAATAATCAAAAACTGCAGTCTGTAAATGCTCCATTTGTAGTACGCTAAGGCTGCTTCACACCGAGGCCTTTACAGAAGCTGCTTTAAACAGCCCTGGTCTAAATCATATCACTGATACTCAGAGGTTGTTTACTTCTTCCCAACCACAAACAAATAGAGACATtccagaaaataaacacaacatgtcaTCCCAGAAGACAGAAAAATTAGGATTTTTAATTGACAAATCATCATCTGTGGTGAAAGACATCCGCTGATACGGAGACATGATCTAAATATTTGGCCATTTCATTTCCTTCCACTGGATAAATCTACGCTTTCAGAGCATGTCCTcgtatacccccccccccccacccatccAAACATTTACCCCAGTGTGTtgttaacatttagatataaatCTGTCCcacaagaataataataatgttgggAATGTTTACTGGACTGGCTTCTTGAAGCTAATAGTCACCGTCTGTAAATAGAAGAAAAGTTTCTTTGAGGAGGAGTTTTCAGCAGAGTCCAGAAAGtgcacacactgacatgcaCGTCTACAGGCCTGAAGGTGACGAGCTGTCGCTGGCTGTCAGCTTCAGGTCTTCATGGACGATGTTGTAGACCTCCTCGGTCACTCATTGGCCCCTCTGTGTCAGCTGAAGGCCTCGACAGACAGGCAGCAGAAaaatcagcagcagaaaaaaccCTCACTGAGTGTGAGACAGGCGTCCACCAACCATTAATGAACTCCCAGATGACATGAGTAGGATCATCAGTACATCAGTGGTAGAATTTGTTGCATGCATGTTTTGCCTCATAAGTACTACTGACTAGATAAAAACTGATTATTCATTTTCAGTCGTAGCTTTTCGTTTGGTTGTTTCTACACCTTCCCTTTTCAATGTGTGCTCAGACAGAAAGCAAAGGGAATTGTTTTGCATGGTGTTATCTCAAAGTTGCACCAGTGTTTTGGGAAATGTTTGTACCGCTGTGGGACAAAAGCCAATCAGCACTGAGATTCTCCTGAGACTGAATCAGAAATCCAGATatgacgccccacaattccttgcggccgcaacatttaaagcgactcgTGCATCCGAatgttcacgaacattaacgatgacaGAAAAGGGAGATCATGTAAGTTACCATTGTAATGATATGCCTTAACGACTTTCAACAATCTTTAACCCGCAGGCGAACTATGAACATTATGCTGATGTTGTAAAACGATCAAAGtgagtttaacttttattgCAGCCTATGCTCAGTTTACATTCGTTATTTATCCACTTTGAGTGTTTTGGCAGCCGTAAGCAATATCATAAATCACGTtaaactttccttcagtcacagatgcTGAAACCCTTGCCTTGATTAAGGTTCTTGAGATATGATGCAAAGCCATATAATCAGATTATAATCACCATAAACAACATCACCCTGTCTTTCAGGTAAAAAGGGATCAGAGACATTTTgagccagatgatgttttattcaacatatttcattcaattcagaatgttttgtgcatttcttcagTTGTACATTCTTGtcttgcataaatgtaacaattaatttcatacttatgttgatgttgatttctgagtggacaggaaggtgatggtttcacttttgttactcgtagcctggtagtctatattgcttttatttcaatcccaacctcgtGGTAATGaagattatttcaccggtatgaaggcacaggggaaagttttttagatgcgttttttttagtccattttctgaacattgtagtttcaacatggcggacccacgtcattaacctctgccggcccgtcgcatttgatgacgtcgcctagtggaaatgtggtcggattgtaagagcaacgagatcgcctttccttaagtcctttatgaattctcctaacatctttccttgacctcatgacgttttccacggggttaaggtaaagtggatagtgaaaggagataggagggacaattcggaTGCACCCTTAGCctaggagtgatttaggaactTTCTCAGAGCGACTCTGAACgaggaaaataaacttttatatTAGTGAGGGGGCGTGGTAGACCCCGTTGCcaggtatgacacattttttcagaagctgtgattggttgatccaaaaatattgagaaaaaaaagtaaatcatagAATCTTGTTATACATTGTGTAAATATAAGCATCTCTTTGTGATAATTTGTAAGTCGTACTTTAAAGGTATATAGTctacaagatgtttgaaatcacatgctCACCTGTGCAGCAGgttcttcacatgctgatcgtTACATCAGCAGGTGAATGGTCTTCATTAGTGATTGGATgaacctgtggaggtaaccacatgtagTCATACAAACTTTGCCTAGAATAAGTGGGCTCGTTTATCCTGGTGTGGTAAGGCGCTTTCAGCCAAATATGATACTTTGATACTGCCCTAACCAGGAGATGATTGTCTGATTATGGCTTTAAAATCAACCTCCACaaagcatgtaaaaaaaagcagattctTTTTACAATCTTACAgagatttttttatgtaaccAGTATTGGCACAAAATGAGTAATAATAACAgtgaaataattacaaatacTTTTAAAGTAGTAAAATAACAGTGAAATAATTATCCCCTGTGAGCCAGGCATGCTGATGCCTTTGGACTTCACATCTCATCAGAAAGGCAGAATTTAAACTACTCATTACACCtctgctcttttattttctgtcttggaaGGGGAATAAATTTGACCTTAAGccaatttttgttatttaacatGGAGAAAAGGTATTACAGGCCTGCTGCCTCAGGTTACCTTGGGTATGATTTAATCAGATAACAGTTTGTCTGGCTAAGCTAACAGTCATTAAATAATTTTATTACatccaaataataaaaaaagttttgtgtGTAAACTCAGAACAGCCATGGTAACGTGATCAATGGTTAATAACATGAATCTGCAGCAGGATGAAGAGCACCCAGAGGTGTGGCCACTTCCTACAGCTTGCGTGCATGCTAAGACTGCTGATAATGACTCTCACAAAGCCTTTTGGTTTGGCAGCAGGCCAGCGCTTTCTACCTAACCGACATGAGAACGTTGAGCTGCAGCGTAGCCTCTGGATGCTAGCTGCCAGCCCGGCTCTGATGTGTGCTCATTGTGAGCGTATAGATCCAGGGATTACCGGGCTGAAAGCAGAGGAGcttgtgtgtttctgacagcgtctctgtgtgagagaaaattaagaaaaaaaaaaaaaaacaccatcagaGTTTAAGAAGTTTGTCTGAAATAACATGTGGTCATTAAGAGGGATTCTTCCAGACGTTGTACATTTAGGCTGCAGGGTGTTACAGCTAAAGTTTAATGACAAATCCTGTACAGATACAAGAAATTGTGTTCCAGCATTTAAGATGCATCAACATATCATGGTTCATGCCAATTCTAAACATTTAAGATGTGTTTAAACTGGAAATTAAAATTCCAACAGAACTAGTGACTCAAAAAGCAGAAACTGTTATATTTTGGTTCAGGGTTAGACACATGGGGAGATACTTGTGTTTTGAAGTAACTGAGATGTTACTGTTATAGGTTTGTCGCCTTTGCACAGGCAACTTAGACCTCACTCTGATCTGTCAGGATCAGCTGTGCCGATGAGCGATGCTTCACTGATGTAACGTTCTGCATATAGATCCTCATCTGATCTTTAAGGTTTAGgagaaaaatgatttttaacttttaccCACATGCATAACAAGTAGTTGATCTGCTGAGTCTCTCTCACATCAATTTGATGAAGAGATTATCACAGACTAAATACTGCAGACTGTCTGTGTATCTTCACATATTTTACTgctacttcttcttctcgtgTTTATTCCGGCGTTGTGATTGTGAAGTGGAAGCGTCCAACGCGCTGAGGAGAATTGCTGCGGTATTGCTGTGTATTTTGACAGAGAGGACTGACCACTTCACACCATCGTAGGAGTCGGTCAGTGAGTGATAAAAGCAAGTGGAGCGCTGAAATCCTCTCTGGCTGACAAAATGAATTTATctatttgtttatgtttgagcTCTCTGGCTAACTGACGCAGATAACACATGTGGAGTGTAGTGCCTCAGGGCCGTAAAATATGTCGTCGAGGAGCTGCTGTGTCTTGGGAAACACTGGGTAATTATTTGCTTCCCAGAATGACTGATTCTTGGTAAAGTTAAACTGGATATTTAagtaaaattgtctttttattgtTGAGAAATAAAGACTGACCAGATTATGGAAATGAATTAATAAACACAGGCAGGTTTTTATTACGAGCAGAAAAAATAGGATTCaataaaagttgtgttttctttgacattttgtgCACCTCAAAGCTTAATCTTGAGAGGTCGACATCACCACCACCTCCCAGTTCAGACAAGCCCGGCTCCATTGGGAGACGACCGGATACTTATTAGCCAGTGATCCAGCACATGAGGCCCTTAACCTGCCCCCCTGTAGCACAGACACTTAGGGGTCAACGCCTCCCCCGACATGTCCTCCTCTACttcccccaaaacacacacacacacacacacacacacacacacacacacacacacacacacacgtaatgttattttaatgctgTGTATCATGTTGCTAAAAAATAGAGGCTCTAACTATTTAAGTTTAATTttagaataattaaaaaaacagacaaaataatcTCCTACTGCAGCCTGCAAGAGGCCCGTCTCAGTGGCTCAGTGGAAGAGTCAAAAGTCTCTCAGCCGGAAGGTTAggagttcgatccccagcttccTTAACCACATGTacaaagtgtccttgagcaaggcacttaTCCCCATGATGCGGTGTGTGAATCTGTTTACTCCCCATATCACTTTATCAGAGCCACTAAGTTCTCTTACCCCAATACTTCCCAGGATGCATGGCGGTTAATTTCGCCCAATCTAAAGTTTGAAGAGTGGTATATTTTCTATACGCGCTCATAACACAGACGATTGCATTTATTgtgaaaagcaaaaacaaaaaaaaatctactttatATGCCCGTCTTTGCAGAAAACAGCTTTATTAATCCATGTGTATTCAGCTGCATGCCAAAAAATGTTGAGTAATTTTTGAATTGTCATCAGGTTCCTCATGCTGCTTGACCACTAAATGGGGTTAGAACAATCATGTCCTCGTCAAACAAGTTTTCAGAGAGTCCATCAGCTGATCCCAGCCTCGGGCCTCGCTGCTCTCACAAATCTGTGTCCTGTTTGGAAACCGGAGGACACGCAGATAAACATccttcactctgtctctgtttgtgagCATGCTACCTGAACTCTGCAGGATGAGACCGGCATCCAGAGAGGAAGCTGGTGAGGCAGGACGCCGTTGATTCTTTGCTTTGTGGAGCTTTGGCTGTTTTTCTAGGCAGGTTTGGCCGGTGGTTTTAGTGTGAAGTGACCTCATCCCAACCTCAGTGTGTGAAGCTCTCGACGGGATGTCACTCTGCAAGCTGCAGCTGAAGacaattttcaatttttcatAGCCAATATAAATCAGTATTAGAAGTTGACTATGCAATCTGCTTACCCGACACCTTTGACTCATTATTCATTGAAAACTGGAGTATATGCAAGACACTCAGATCTAACATACTGACTTGCTTGCTGATTTTGTAATCAAAGAAAATTCCCCTAATGGGAAAAAACTTAACTCAAAACCTCAGGGTGCCTCTTTTTTCCGTCCTGATAGGACAAAAAGGGGAAGTTGACTTAAAGGCTTCCATAAATATGTTTGGACGTGTGTTTGTCTCTGGGGATTGATTCTTACAGCTCAAGTTAAACAAACAGAGGCTTTCTTCTGCACTCCTCAGTGAACCAATAATCAGGAGTTCCCTGCAGCTCACAGAGCCTCACAAACACTGCTTCAAGGTATGCAtccatgcagtgtgtgtgtttcataatATCAGGATCATGCAACATGATATTTATTGGCAGCATGTGTGATATTATTAGGCTGCACCGTCGAGGTTCCTCCATGTTTACTAAATCTTTCCagtttgctgcttcctgttttgtgCTGTAGTGAGCTCCTATTTGTTGacaatggttaaaaaaaacccacaacttGCATGAGTGAACACAAAGATTTGATccaattaaacatgtttgatgttgttGGATTGTAAAGATGAGACTTTAAAAAGCTTCAGATGTGTTTCAGGCAGAGGGGAACCATCAGGGCCCTCGCAAGAgaagggttttaaaaaaatatatagtaaGACATAAATCAGtcctgatttaatttttttcaattgGTAATTtgaaaatccacaaataaacaaaaacatttctgagaaaACACTTAAAAC is part of the Labrus mixtus chromosome 19, fLabMix1.1, whole genome shotgun sequence genome and encodes:
- the bambia gene encoding BMP and activin membrane-bound inhibitor (Xenopus laevis) homolog a, translating into MDRQSSFISIWLQLELCAMAVLLTKGEIRCYCDAPHCVATGYMCKSELNACFTKVLDPLNANSPLTHGCLDPIANAADVCSSSSSSSRVLDALSGASSATLECCHDDMCNYRGLHDLAHTRDSTDHSRYQPDGNNRNLVTRVQELASAKEVWFRAAVIAVPIAGGLILVLLIMLALRMLRSENKRLQDQRQQMLSRLHYSFHGHHTKKGHVAKLDLECMVPVTGHENCCLTCDKMRQADLGNDKILSLVHWGMYSGHGKLEFV